A single genomic interval of Zingiber officinale cultivar Zhangliang chromosome 4A, Zo_v1.1, whole genome shotgun sequence harbors:
- the LOC121971615 gene encoding transmembrane 9 superfamily member 3-like isoform X1, with protein sequence MDLAATAAAALLILCFGIAGIASEASDHRYKKGDPVPLYASKVGPFHNPSETYRYFDLPFCRPEHLKEKRKALGEVLNGDRLVDAPYKVSFQEEFNSKLLCKKKLKPEDVARFRDAVTKDYYFQMYYDDLPIWGFVGKVDKEGKDLGDYKYYLYRHIEFEILYNEDRVIEILVWSCPTALVDLTEDREIEVDFTYSAKWKETTTTFEKRMEKYSQTSSQLEIHWFSILNSCVTVLLLTGFLATILMRVLKNDFVIYAHDEESAEEQEETGWKCIHGDVFRFPNNKSLFAACLGSGTQLFTLTVLIFVLALVGVFYPYSRGSLFTALVVIYALTSGIAGYTATSFYCQLEGANWVRNLLLTGCLFCGPLFLTFCFLHSVAISYSTTAALPLGAIGVIVLIWALVSVPLLVLGGIAGKNSKTEFQASCGTTKYPREIPPLPWYRGTIPQMAMAGFLPFSAIYIELYYIFASVWGHRIYTIYSILFIVFILLLIVTALITITLTYFQLAAEDHEWWWRSFLCGGSTGLFVYAYCLFYYYARSDMSGFMQTSFFFGYMACICYGFFLMLGMVGFRVALLFVRHIYRSIKFK encoded by the exons ATGGACCTAGCGGCGACGGCAGCAGCGGCGTTGCTGATTTTGTGCTTCGGGATTGCCGGAATCGCGTCGGAGGCTTCCGATCACCGCTACAAGAAGGGGGACCCCGTCCCGCTCTACGCCAGCAAGGTCGGCCCTTTCCATAACCCTAG TGAAACGTATCGCTACTTTGATCTACCCTTTTGCAGACCAG agcatttaaaagagaaaaggaaagcaCTCGGTGAAGTTTTGAATGGGGATCGCCTTGTTGATGCCCCCTACAAGGTTAGTTTCCAAGAAGAATTTAATTCGAAGCTGCTTTGCAAGAAGAAGCTCAAACCAGAAGATGTTGCTAGGTTTCGGGATGCTGTCACCAAGGATTACTATTTCCAAATGTACTATGATGACCTCCCCATCTGGGGGTTCGTTGGGAAGGTCGACAAGGAAGGAAAAGATCTGGGTGACTACAAATACTACCTTTACCGACATATTGAATTTGAAATCCTGTACAATGAGGATCGTGTGATTGAGATTCTTGTTTGGTCTTGTCCCACTGCACTGGTGGATCTTACTGAGGACAGAGAAATTGAGGTGGATTTTACCTACTCTGCTAAGTGGAAGGAGACAACAACAACATTTGAGAAGAGGATGGAGAAGTACTCACAAACCTCATCACAGTTGGAGATTCATTGGTTCTCCATCTTAAACTCATGTGTTACTGTTCTTCTATTGACTGGGTTCCTTGCAACAATTCTCATGCGTGTTCTGAAGAATGATTTTGTGAT atatgctcatgatgagGAGTCTGCTGAGGAACAAGAAGAGACCGGGTGGAAGTGTATCCATGGTGATGTCTTTAGGTTCCCTAATAACAAGTCATTATTTGCTGCATGTCTTGGTTCTGGCACTCAATTGTTTACTCT CACCGTGTTGATTTTTGTTCTTGCACTAGTCGGGGTTTTCTATCCTTACAGTCGTGGTTCTTTGTTCACTGCTCTGGTAGTCATATATGCCCTCACCTCCGGAATTGCTGGATATACTGCTACCTCTTTCTACTGTCAGCTTGAAGGGGCAAACTGG GTAAGGAATTTACTGTTGACAGGATGCCTCTTCTGTGGACCTCTGTTCCTGACATTCTGCTTCCTGCATAGTGTTGCTATTTCATATAGTACTACTGCCGCATTACCATTAGGAGCCATTGGGGTTATTGTTCTCATTTGGGCATTGGTGAGTGTTCCATTGCTTGTATTGGGTGGCATTGCTGGCAAAAATAGCAAAACGGAGTTCCAAGCCTCTTGCGGGACAACGAAGTATCCTAGAGAAATTCCACCATTGCCTTGGTACCGAGGAACAATCCCACAGATGGCAATGGCTGGTTTTCTTCCTTTCAGTGCAATTTACATTGAACTTTACTACATATTTGCTAGTGTCTGGGGTCACAGGATATACACAATCTACAGTATTCTGTTCATAGTATTCATCCTCCTCCTGATTGTGACAGCTTTAATTACGATTACACTTACCTACTTTCAACTTGCTGCTGAAGACCATGAATGGTGGTGGAG GTCTTTCTTATGTGGAGGATCCACTGGTCTGTTTGTCTACGCCTACTGTTTGTTCTACTACTATGCCCGCTCAGACATGTCTGGATTCATGCAGAcgtccttcttctttggttataT
- the LOC121971615 gene encoding transmembrane 9 superfamily member 3-like isoform X2 yields MGIALLMPPTRFRDAVTKDYYFQMYYDDLPIWGFVGKVDKEGKDLGDYKYYLYRHIEFEILYNEDRVIEILVWSCPTALVDLTEDREIEVDFTYSAKWKETTTTFEKRMEKYSQTSSQLEIHWFSILNSCVTVLLLTGFLATILMRVLKNDFVIYAHDEESAEEQEETGWKCIHGDVFRFPNNKSLFAACLGSGTQLFTLTVLIFVLALVGVFYPYSRGSLFTALVVIYALTSGIAGYTATSFYCQLEGANWVRNLLLTGCLFCGPLFLTFCFLHSVAISYSTTAALPLGAIGVIVLIWALVSVPLLVLGGIAGKNSKTEFQASCGTTKYPREIPPLPWYRGTIPQMAMAGFLPFSAIYIELYYIFASVWGHRIYTIYSILFIVFILLLIVTALITITLTYFQLAAEDHEWWWRSFLCGGSTGLFVYAYCLFYYYARSDMSGFMQTSFFFGYMACICYGFFLMLGMVGFRVALLFVRHIYRSIKFK; encoded by the exons ATGGGGATCGCCTTGTTGATGCCCCCTACAAG GTTTCGGGATGCTGTCACCAAGGATTACTATTTCCAAATGTACTATGATGACCTCCCCATCTGGGGGTTCGTTGGGAAGGTCGACAAGGAAGGAAAAGATCTGGGTGACTACAAATACTACCTTTACCGACATATTGAATTTGAAATCCTGTACAATGAGGATCGTGTGATTGAGATTCTTGTTTGGTCTTGTCCCACTGCACTGGTGGATCTTACTGAGGACAGAGAAATTGAGGTGGATTTTACCTACTCTGCTAAGTGGAAGGAGACAACAACAACATTTGAGAAGAGGATGGAGAAGTACTCACAAACCTCATCACAGTTGGAGATTCATTGGTTCTCCATCTTAAACTCATGTGTTACTGTTCTTCTATTGACTGGGTTCCTTGCAACAATTCTCATGCGTGTTCTGAAGAATGATTTTGTGAT atatgctcatgatgagGAGTCTGCTGAGGAACAAGAAGAGACCGGGTGGAAGTGTATCCATGGTGATGTCTTTAGGTTCCCTAATAACAAGTCATTATTTGCTGCATGTCTTGGTTCTGGCACTCAATTGTTTACTCT CACCGTGTTGATTTTTGTTCTTGCACTAGTCGGGGTTTTCTATCCTTACAGTCGTGGTTCTTTGTTCACTGCTCTGGTAGTCATATATGCCCTCACCTCCGGAATTGCTGGATATACTGCTACCTCTTTCTACTGTCAGCTTGAAGGGGCAAACTGG GTAAGGAATTTACTGTTGACAGGATGCCTCTTCTGTGGACCTCTGTTCCTGACATTCTGCTTCCTGCATAGTGTTGCTATTTCATATAGTACTACTGCCGCATTACCATTAGGAGCCATTGGGGTTATTGTTCTCATTTGGGCATTGGTGAGTGTTCCATTGCTTGTATTGGGTGGCATTGCTGGCAAAAATAGCAAAACGGAGTTCCAAGCCTCTTGCGGGACAACGAAGTATCCTAGAGAAATTCCACCATTGCCTTGGTACCGAGGAACAATCCCACAGATGGCAATGGCTGGTTTTCTTCCTTTCAGTGCAATTTACATTGAACTTTACTACATATTTGCTAGTGTCTGGGGTCACAGGATATACACAATCTACAGTATTCTGTTCATAGTATTCATCCTCCTCCTGATTGTGACAGCTTTAATTACGATTACACTTACCTACTTTCAACTTGCTGCTGAAGACCATGAATGGTGGTGGAG GTCTTTCTTATGTGGAGGATCCACTGGTCTGTTTGTCTACGCCTACTGTTTGTTCTACTACTATGCCCGCTCAGACATGTCTGGATTCATGCAGAcgtccttcttctttggttataT